In Calothrix sp. PCC 7507, one DNA window encodes the following:
- a CDS encoding NarK family nitrate/nitrite MFS transporter, protein MLKGLFSLNGRYRILHQTWFAFFLTFVCWFNFAPFATTIGKELHLAPEQIKTLGICNLALTIPARLIIGMLLDRYGPRITYSILLMFAVVPCLATALAQDFNQLVISRLLMGIVGSGFVVGIRMVAEWFPPKEMGIAQGIYGGWGNFGAFGAEFALPMIAVGTGFLAGGASNWRLAIALTGIIAAIYGVIYYNGVQDTPPGKVYKQPKKNGSLEVTSIKSFWAMILSNFGLIFALGLLAWRLEQKNIHFLNLTQMYLVWAVLAGLFAYQTYKAYQVNHELLTGKKTYAPSQRYQFGQVALLEFTYITNFGSELAAVSMLPAFFEKTFALEHVVAGMIAATYPFLNLVSRPSGGLISDKFGSRKWTITIISAGIGVGYLMAHFINSSWPIPLAIAVTMFAAYFAQAGCGATYGIVPLIKKEVTGQIAGNVGAYGNFGGVVYLTIFSLTDASTLFTTMGISALVCAFMCAFFLKEPKNSFAAAYEELTETESKTSSILVEE, encoded by the coding sequence ATGCTCAAAGGATTGTTTTCATTGAATGGACGCTACCGCATCCTACATCAAACTTGGTTTGCGTTTTTCCTCACTTTTGTATGTTGGTTTAACTTTGCACCCTTCGCCACAACCATCGGTAAAGAGCTACATTTAGCACCTGAGCAAATTAAAACTTTGGGCATTTGTAACCTAGCGTTAACGATTCCAGCGCGGCTGATTATTGGGATGTTGCTGGATCGTTATGGCCCCAGAATTACCTACTCTATACTGTTGATGTTTGCGGTTGTTCCCTGTTTAGCTACGGCGTTAGCGCAAGACTTTAACCAACTTGTGATTAGTCGCCTACTGATGGGGATTGTGGGTTCTGGGTTTGTTGTCGGTATCCGCATGGTAGCGGAATGGTTCCCACCGAAAGAAATGGGAATTGCACAGGGTATTTATGGCGGTTGGGGTAACTTTGGTGCTTTTGGTGCAGAATTTGCTTTACCGATGATTGCAGTTGGGACTGGGTTTTTAGCTGGTGGTGCTTCTAACTGGCGATTAGCGATCGCACTTACAGGAATTATCGCCGCTATCTACGGCGTAATTTATTACAACGGTGTCCAAGATACACCCCCAGGTAAAGTTTACAAACAACCCAAGAAAAACGGTTCTCTCGAAGTAACCAGCATTAAAAGCTTCTGGGCGATGATTCTCTCCAACTTTGGTTTAATTTTCGCCTTGGGTTTATTAGCTTGGCGTTTAGAACAAAAAAACATTCACTTCTTAAATCTGACTCAAATGTATCTAGTTTGGGCAGTTTTAGCAGGATTGTTTGCTTACCAAACTTACAAAGCTTATCAAGTCAACCATGAACTTTTAACTGGTAAGAAAACTTACGCTCCATCACAACGTTATCAATTTGGGCAAGTAGCTTTACTCGAATTTACTTACATTACTAACTTTGGTTCCGAACTGGCAGCCGTTTCCATGCTACCCGCCTTCTTTGAAAAAACCTTTGCTTTAGAGCATGTAGTCGCTGGAATGATTGCAGCTACCTATCCCTTTTTAAATTTGGTTTCTCGTCCCAGTGGTGGCTTAATTTCTGATAAATTCGGCTCTCGTAAATGGACAATCACAATTATCAGCGCTGGTATTGGTGTTGGCTATTTGATGGCACATTTCATTAATAGTAGCTGGCCAATTCCTCTAGCGATCGCAGTCACAATGTTTGCCGCCTACTTTGCCCAAGCTGGGTGTGGTGCAACCTATGGCATAGTTCCCCTAATTAAAAAAGAAGTTACAGGACAAATTGCCGGTAACGTGGGAGCTTATGGCAATTTTGGCGGCGTAGTTTATCTCACAATTTTCAGCTTAACCGACGCATCAACCCTCTTCACCACAATGGGAATATCAGCTTTAGTCTGTGCCTTTATGTGCGCCTTCTTCCTCAAAGAACCAAAAAATTCATTCGCTGCTGCTTACGAAGAATTAACAGAAACAGAATCCAAAACCTCTTCAATCTTAGTAGAAGAATAA
- a CDS encoding serine protease: MRNYRYLILIVCLVSIFLPIAVTALPVTSPQIQKQAQAITVKVLSGDTSGSGTLIQRQRRTYTVLTNQHVLTPGQDSKYRIQTPDGRIYPATVASKNQFITQDLGLLQFCSSQKAYSVAFLNTSTNPVPGEEVFAAGFPIFSSGLVLTTGQISLLLDKPLNEGYQIGYTNQVQKGMSGGPLLNLHGEVIGINGRHAYPLWNNPDVFFDGSTPSNKLQQRINQLSWAVPVQSFFKLITQFISPANSRCG, translated from the coding sequence GTGAGGAATTACCGATACCTCATCCTAATTGTTTGTCTTGTTAGTATATTTCTCCCAATTGCAGTCACAGCACTTCCCGTCACATCGCCACAAATTCAAAAACAAGCCCAAGCGATTACCGTCAAGGTTTTATCAGGAGATACATCAGGTTCTGGGACTTTGATTCAGCGACAAAGACGAACTTACACAGTTCTTACTAATCAGCATGTCCTGACACCAGGACAGGATAGTAAATATCGCATTCAAACCCCTGATGGTCGCATTTACCCAGCAACTGTAGCTTCAAAAAATCAATTTATTACTCAAGATTTAGGGTTATTACAGTTTTGTAGCAGCCAGAAAGCCTACTCAGTTGCATTCCTAAATACTTCTACCAATCCTGTCCCAGGAGAAGAAGTATTTGCTGCGGGATTTCCCATATTTTCATCAGGATTAGTGCTGACAACTGGACAGATTTCACTACTACTAGACAAACCATTAAATGAGGGCTATCAAATTGGTTATACTAATCAAGTTCAGAAAGGCATGAGTGGGGGCCCACTATTAAATCTGCATGGTGAAGTCATCGGGATTAATGGTAGACATGCCTATCCATTATGGAATAATCCCGATGTATTTTTTGATGGTTCCACACCGTCAAACAAGCTACAACAACGAATAAATCAACTAAGTTGGGCTGTTCCCGTGCAGAGTTTTTTCAAACTAATTACTCAGTTTATTAGCCCAGCTAATTCCCGTTGTGGTTAG
- a CDS encoding COP23 domain-containing protein, which translates to MKIKLASLTIGATMGAIALTANLSQPSYAQDSTFYCGVSQGVPATIARTPNGNITVIRWVSTYFYEAGYDPQRRCEEVTGRFQTYKNNGTLNYITTGVINSQPVVCVSSTNGGGCKGLLFTLKRGENASRVVQQLFNVRVGASGPLNESSDRVYIDVNKLLNSSPVEKDNSPTSTPTNPAPENKQPLF; encoded by the coding sequence ATGAAAATCAAACTAGCATCATTAACAATTGGTGCGACAATGGGAGCGATCGCTCTTACAGCCAACCTCAGTCAACCAAGTTACGCTCAAGATTCCACTTTCTACTGTGGTGTCAGTCAAGGCGTACCAGCAACCATAGCCAGAACACCTAACGGGAACATCACAGTCATTCGCTGGGTTTCCACTTACTTCTATGAAGCTGGTTATGACCCACAAAGACGATGTGAAGAAGTAACCGGACGGTTCCAAACATATAAAAACAACGGTACTTTAAATTACATCACTACAGGTGTCATTAATAGTCAACCTGTTGTCTGTGTCAGTAGCACCAATGGTGGTGGATGTAAGGGATTACTCTTCACTCTCAAACGGGGAGAAAATGCTAGCAGAGTAGTGCAACAACTCTTTAACGTTCGTGTAGGCGCATCTGGACCCCTGAATGAGAGTTCAGACAGGGTTTATATTGATGTCAACAAACTACTAAATTCTTCCCCAGTCGAAAAAGATAATTCTCCTACCTCAACACCCACCAATCCAGCACCAGAGAATAAGCAACCACTCTTTTAA
- a CDS encoding ferredoxin--nitrite reductase gives MTDTATTTTSLNKFEKFKAEKDGLAVKTEIEKFASLGWEAMEATDREHRLKWVGVFFRPVTPGKFMMRMRLPNGILTSQQLRVLAEVVQRYGDDGCADITTRQNIQLRGIRIEDLPDIFNKFSAVGLTTVQSGMDNVRNITGDPVAGLDADELFDTRQLVQQIQDMLTNKGEGNAEFTNLPRKFNIAIAGGRDNSVHAEINDLAFVPAFKEGTRDWGLGTGEKSSQSPIPNPQSPIFGFNILVGGFFSAKRCEAAIPLNAWVSPEDVVALCRAVLEVYRDNGLRANRQKSRLMWLIDEWGVEKFRLEVENRLGKSLLPAAAKDEIDWEKRDHIGVYKQKQAGLNYAGLHIPVGRLYADDMFEIARMAEVYGSSEIRITVEQNLIIPHISDSRLVTFLTEPLLKKFAVNPGLLARSLVSCTGAQFCNFALIETKNRALSMIKALEAELIITHTVRIHWTGCPNSCGQPQVADIGLMGTKTRKNGKTVEGVDIYMGGKVGKDAHLGSCVTKGIPCEDLQPVLRNLLIEHFGASLKEVVTV, from the coding sequence ATGACAGACACAGCAACTACCACAACTAGCCTGAACAAGTTTGAGAAATTTAAAGCCGAAAAAGATGGACTCGCTGTCAAAACAGAAATAGAAAAATTTGCTTCTCTGGGTTGGGAAGCGATGGAAGCAACAGATCGTGAACATCGACTCAAGTGGGTAGGCGTATTTTTTCGCCCAGTCACACCGGGTAAGTTTATGATGCGGATGCGGTTACCGAATGGTATCCTCACAAGCCAGCAGCTGCGTGTGTTAGCGGAAGTAGTTCAACGTTACGGCGATGACGGCTGTGCTGATATTACCACTAGGCAGAATATCCAATTGCGCGGGATTAGAATTGAAGATTTGCCAGATATCTTTAATAAATTCAGCGCCGTTGGTTTAACCACCGTTCAGTCAGGGATGGACAATGTCCGCAACATCACAGGCGATCCCGTCGCTGGGTTAGATGCAGATGAGTTGTTCGATACGCGGCAATTGGTGCAGCAAATTCAAGATATGCTCACCAACAAAGGAGAAGGTAATGCAGAGTTTACCAACCTCCCGCGTAAGTTTAACATTGCGATCGCTGGTGGTCGAGACAATTCAGTTCACGCCGAAATTAACGATTTAGCTTTTGTTCCCGCGTTTAAAGAAGGGACTAGGGACTGGGGACTAGGGACTGGGGAAAAATCTTCCCAATCTCCAATCCCTAATCCCCAGTCCCCAATATTTGGCTTCAACATCCTTGTGGGTGGCTTCTTCTCAGCCAAACGCTGTGAAGCGGCGATTCCGTTGAATGCGTGGGTGTCGCCTGAAGATGTGGTTGCTTTATGTAGGGCTGTTTTGGAAGTTTATCGCGATAATGGCTTACGTGCCAATCGTCAAAAATCTCGCCTGATGTGGTTGATTGATGAGTGGGGTGTAGAAAAATTCCGATTAGAAGTCGAAAACCGTTTGGGTAAATCATTATTACCCGCAGCCGCTAAAGACGAAATCGACTGGGAAAAACGCGACCACATCGGGGTATATAAACAAAAGCAAGCCGGATTGAATTACGCAGGTTTACATATTCCCGTTGGGCGGCTATATGCAGATGATATGTTTGAAATTGCTCGAATGGCAGAGGTTTACGGCAGTAGTGAAATCCGGATTACAGTTGAACAGAACTTGATTATCCCCCATATTTCTGACTCCCGGCTAGTTACATTTTTAACTGAACCCCTGCTGAAAAAGTTCGCAGTAAATCCCGGTTTGTTGGCGCGATCGCTTGTTTCTTGCACAGGCGCACAATTTTGCAACTTTGCTCTCATTGAAACCAAAAACCGCGCCCTGTCAATGATTAAAGCCCTAGAAGCCGAGTTAATCATCACTCACACAGTCCGAATCCACTGGACGGGTTGTCCCAACTCCTGCGGACAACCACAAGTTGCAGATATCGGCTTAATGGGCACGAAAACCCGCAAAAATGGCAAAACAGTCGAAGGAGTAGACATCTACATGGGCGGTAAAGTCGGCAAAGATGCCCATTTAGGTAGTTGCGTTACCAAAGGCATACCCTGCGAAGATTTGCAACCAGTTTTACGGAATTTACTCATCGAACATTTCGGTGCCTCCTTGAAAGAAGTAGTCACGGTATAA
- a CDS encoding HEAT repeat domain-containing protein — MDNINQLLTQAQIAHDADDWSSLTQYLQQLILGKDATYPEIAQNQEHLLELALSILEMGDFQQRWEIVKVFSHLGNFAIAPLIDILKDEDADEEVRWYAARALGEFQHPDVIAPLVELLRSVESQELKAIAAGALSQIGTPAIAALSQLLTQDDTKLLAVRSLSYIRHTETITPLLTVVQDPQSSVRAAAIEALGSFHDERVPSVLLNAVDDPSAIVRRAAVLSLGFRPDLREALDLANKLQPKLNDLNQEVACAAAIALSRIGGEDAAQQLFQVLISPQAPLEVQLEAIRALSWLGTSDSCEYLHQVFKQCTSATLWQEIVTVLGRVQKSQSTMLATEILLTILQSSHPATEIADIKSAIALSLGQLGKIEAIDPLISLLADQDTSVRLHAIAALKNLAPEVAHQKLQQLANTTLTPDLQQGIAIALAEWGR; from the coding sequence GTGGATAATATCAACCAGCTTTTGACACAAGCACAGATAGCCCATGATGCAGATGATTGGTCATCGCTGACTCAGTATCTACAACAATTGATTTTGGGCAAAGATGCCACATACCCAGAAATAGCCCAAAATCAGGAACACCTGCTGGAATTAGCACTCTCAATTTTAGAAATGGGGGATTTCCAGCAACGTTGGGAAATTGTCAAGGTATTTAGTCATTTGGGAAATTTTGCGATCGCTCCACTCATCGATATCTTAAAAGATGAAGATGCCGATGAGGAAGTGCGGTGGTATGCGGCGCGGGCTTTGGGTGAATTTCAGCACCCAGATGTGATCGCGCCGTTAGTGGAATTATTGAGAAGTGTTGAAAGTCAAGAACTCAAAGCAATCGCAGCTGGCGCATTGAGTCAAATTGGTACTCCGGCGATCGCTGCACTCTCCCAACTGCTCACACAAGATGATACCAAGCTTTTGGCAGTGCGATCGCTCTCTTACATCCGTCACACAGAAACCATCACACCGTTGTTGACTGTGGTGCAAGATCCCCAATCCTCTGTAAGGGCTGCAGCAATTGAAGCTCTCGGCAGTTTTCATGACGAACGTGTACCATCTGTGCTGCTGAATGCTGTGGATGATCCATCTGCCATAGTCCGACGTGCAGCTGTGTTGAGTTTAGGTTTTCGCCCTGACTTGCGTGAAGCATTAGATTTGGCGAATAAACTCCAACCCAAGCTGAATGATTTGAACCAAGAAGTTGCGTGCGCGGCGGCTATTGCCCTTTCCCGAATAGGTGGTGAGGATGCAGCCCAGCAGTTATTTCAAGTATTGATATCACCCCAAGCACCGTTAGAGGTACAACTAGAAGCTATCCGCGCCTTAAGCTGGCTGGGGACTTCTGATAGCTGCGAATATTTGCACCAAGTATTCAAGCAATGCACATCAGCGACACTTTGGCAAGAAATTGTCACCGTTCTGGGGCGAGTGCAAAAGTCCCAGTCAACTATGTTAGCCACAGAAATTTTGCTGACAATCCTGCAATCAAGCCATCCAGCTACAGAGATTGCCGACATTAAAAGTGCGATCGCCCTGTCTTTAGGGCAGCTTGGCAAAATCGAGGCAATTGATCCCTTAATTTCGTTGCTAGCAGATCAAGATACATCGGTGAGATTGCACGCGATCGCCGCCCTCAAAAATCTCGCACCAGAAGTTGCACATCAAAAGTTGCAGCAATTGGCAAATACCACACTCACACCAGACTTACAACAAGGAATAGCGATCGCCCTGGCAGAATGGGGGAGATGA
- a CDS encoding serine protease: protein MKLENGLSVILGSAFFASAIVITQPQAVMALSGEEVNNIAREVTVLINGINPGSGVIIAKDGGSYYVLTANHVVKTEDEYQIITPDKQAYKIDYKKVKHFSGLDLALVEFKSDKDYKVATLANSDLATEGKTVYISGWPNPGQNITERIRQFTTGQISSRPQKPLADGYSVVYTNVTRAGMSGGPVFDTAGRVIAIHGRGEGEVISNEEKQKLQESGAGSILTTASKVGFNLGIPINTFLSTAPQQKIYLGVKVENSPPPETGTNYVASSQVDSRDKMDIKDVLSTINDTVNTIQKVRSIFPF from the coding sequence ATGAAATTAGAGAATGGATTATCAGTTATATTGGGTAGTGCCTTCTTCGCCAGTGCCATTGTAATTACTCAACCACAAGCTGTAATGGCACTTTCAGGAGAAGAAGTCAATAATATCGCTCGTGAAGTTACAGTTTTAATTAACGGAATTAACCCTGGCTCTGGAGTAATTATTGCCAAAGATGGTGGTAGTTATTATGTTTTGACTGCTAACCATGTAGTCAAAACAGAAGACGAATATCAAATAATTACTCCTGACAAACAGGCTTATAAAATTGACTACAAAAAAGTCAAACATTTCTCAGGTTTAGATTTAGCATTAGTTGAATTTAAGAGTGATAAAGACTATAAAGTTGCTACCCTTGCTAATTCAGATTTAGCCACAGAAGGCAAAACAGTCTATATTTCTGGCTGGCCTAATCCTGGACAAAATATTACAGAAAGAATTCGCCAATTTACCACAGGTCAAATTTCTTCACGCCCCCAAAAACCTCTAGCAGATGGTTACAGTGTAGTTTACACAAACGTCACCAGAGCGGGGATGAGTGGCGGCCCAGTTTTCGATACGGCTGGAAGAGTGATTGCAATTCATGGACGGGGTGAAGGCGAGGTAATTTCTAATGAGGAAAAACAGAAACTCCAAGAATCAGGCGCAGGAAGCATATTAACAACTGCTAGTAAAGTAGGCTTTAATTTGGGAATTCCCATCAATACTTTTTTAAGCACAGCACCTCAACAAAAGATTTATTTAGGAGTGAAAGTAGAAAACTCACCGCCACCAGAAACAGGAACGAATTATGTAGCAAGTAGTCAAGTTGATTCTAGAGACAAAATGGATATCAAAGATGTATTAAGTACTATCAATGATACTGTGAACACAATTCAAAAAGTTCGCAGTATTTTTCCTTTTTAA
- a CDS encoding ubiquinol-cytochrome c reductase iron-sulfur subunit has protein sequence MKRRDFINWVGLGGIASSLPIAIAACSSQTKTPSSSASKDWQTVGTLAELDKAGQLLVENSPVGPVLVVGTSKAGNLIAVNPTCTHKGCTVAWKAAAKKFICPCHKSEFSVDGKAQKGPADKPLSNYAAKIEGNSIVVKQT, from the coding sequence ATGAAACGCCGTGATTTTATCAATTGGGTAGGTTTGGGTGGCATAGCGAGTTCTCTACCTATAGCGATCGCTGCTTGTTCTTCACAAACAAAAACACCATCATCCTCAGCCTCTAAAGACTGGCAAACAGTAGGCACCTTGGCAGAGTTAGATAAAGCTGGTCAATTGCTAGTCGAAAACTCACCTGTTGGGCCTGTGTTAGTAGTCGGGACATCAAAAGCAGGAAATCTGATTGCTGTCAACCCCACTTGTACACATAAAGGTTGTACAGTCGCATGGAAAGCTGCAGCCAAAAAATTTATCTGTCCCTGTCATAAATCAGAATTTAGTGTTGATGGTAAAGCGCAAAAAGGCCCAGCCGATAAGCCCCTCAGCAATTATGCTGCCAAGATTGAAGGTAATTCTATTGTGGTGAAACAAACTTAA